The genomic stretch AACTCAGCCGCTCGACCGGCAAGCCCGAATACCTGGTGAAGGCCGGCGAACGTGCCACGAGCCTGCTCGATCGGCTGAGCAGCGGCCATGGCTACGATGGCTGGTGGCGTGCCGATAACGGCACCCGGCCGTTCTTCCACGCCTCCGATGAAGGTTTGCCGATCGCCGCCCTGGTGGATTACCTCGCCATCGCCCCCGAGGCCGATCGGCGGCGGGTCGTCGCCGCGCTCTCCAAGGTGGTGCGCCACCTCTCCACGATCACCGCAGAGGTCGAAAACCCCTTCGCCTATCCACGTCAGCTGGTGAGGCGCAGCGATGGCGAGATCGGCACGCAGTTCTTCTATCCGCACGGCAATGACAGCGGCTACTGGTGGCAGGGCGAAAACGCCCGGCTGGGGAGTCTCGCCTATGCGTTGCGCCGCGCCATGCCGCATGTCGACGCCGAGACGGCCAAACTGGCGCGGCTCCAGTCGCAACGGGCGCTCGACTGGATCCTCGGCCTCAACCCCTACCACGCCTCGATGCTGCAGGGCTTCGGCCGCAACTGGCCCATCTATGGGCCGGCCAAATTCCCCAATGCCAATGGCGGCATCTGCAACGGCATCACCTCCTCGCTCACCGACGAGACCGATATCGCGTTCTGCGAAACCGAGCATCCGTTCCAGTCCTGGCGCTGGAGCGAGCAATGGCTGCCGCACGCCGCCTGGTTCCTGCTGGCGATGACCGAGTACTGAGCGGGCGATATTTGCCGTCGAGCCAGCTACAAACGCGATGCCCACCTCCCCCTTGACGGGGGAGGCAAGCGAAGCTTGGGAGCGAAGCGAGCTAGCGTAGCTCGGAGGGGGTGCGCCAGGCTCGCGATGCTCGCGGCCGAGACACCACGGAACCCAAACCGCCCCGCTGCGATTAAGTGCCACCGGGCCTTTCTATTGAACGGCCACACCGACACACTATGTGCCTGTAATCGCAGCGAACCCGGCCGCCCCATGCCCGCTCCCGTCGTCGATGCCAAAGGCATCAATCTGCACCTGAAGAGCGGAGCCACTTCGCTGCACATCCTGCGGGATGTCGACCTCAGCCTCGCCCCGGGCGAAGTCGCCGCCATCGTCGGCCCCTCGGGCAGCGGCAAGACCTCGCTGCTGATGGTGCTGTCCGGTCTCGAGCAGGCGAGCTCAGGTTCGATCAGGGTCGCCGGCACCGATATCGCGACGCTCAACGAAGACCGGCTCGCTATCTTCCGGCGCAATGCGCTGGGCATCCTGTTCCAGAATTTCCACCTCATTCCCTCGCTCACCGCACTCGAGAACGTCGCCCTCACCCTCGAGATCGCCGAACCGTCGCTGCCCTGGTCCGAGATTCAGAGCCGCGCCGCCGCGGCGCTCGGCGATGTCGGCCTCGCCGGTCGCCTCACGCACCTGCCGAGCGCACTGTCGGGCGGCGAACAGCAGCGGGTCGGCCTCGCCCGCGCCATCGTCGGCAACCCCAAGCTGCTGTTGGCGGATGAGCCCACCGGGAACCTCGACCAGGAAACCGGCGCGCATGTGATCGAACTGATGTTCGGCATCGCGCGCCAGCGCGGCACGGCGATCCTGCTGATCACCCACGACGCTTCGCTGGCCGCCAAGGCCGATCGCCAGCTGCGCATGAACGAGGGACAACTCAGCGAGCAGGTGCGGGCGTGAGTGCCGCCGCTGCGGCTCTGCGCGGCTGGCTGCGGGTCGCCCTGCGGGACCTGCGCGGCGACCTGCGGCGCTTCACCATCCTGCTCGCCTGTCTGGCGCTCGGCGTCGGCACCATTACCCTCGTCGGCTCGGTGGGCGCGGCGCTGCAATCGGCGCTGCTGCGCGACGCCCGCACGCTGCTCGGCGGCGACATCGAGGCACAGCTCTCCTACCGCGCCGCCAACCCGGAGGAACGACAGGCGTTCGAGCGGCTGGGCAAGCTCGGCGAAGTCATCGAGGTGATGGGCCGTGGCGATGCCGGCGAGCAGAACAGCTTTCTCGCCATCCGCGCCGTCGACGCCAACTACCCGTTGATCGGCACGGTGACCGTCACCGGCGCCAACGCCCCGCTCTCGCAGTTGCTGGCCCGCCGCGACGACGGCAGCTTCGGCCTCGTTGCCGACCAGTTGCTGCTCGATCGGCTGGGCCTCAAGCTCGGCGACAAGCTCACCATCAGCGACGCCAGCTTCACCCTCGCCGGCGTTATCGGCGCCGAGCCCGACCGCATCACCGCCGGGCTGCAGTTCGGGCTGCCGGTGCTGATGTCGGTCGACGCGCTCAACGCCACGGGGATTCTCGCGCCCGGCGTCCTCGCCAGTTATCGCTACAAGATCCTGCTCGATGGCACCGATCCGGACGGGGCCATGCAGCAGATCGCCACTGCCTTCCCCAAGGCCGGCTGGAAGCTCGCCGGCCCCAAGGATGCCACGGCCGACCTTGCGCGCTTCTTCGACATGTTCGCGCGCTTCCTCACCATCGTGGGCTTGTCCTCGCTGCTGGTCGGCGGGCTCGGCGTCTCCAACGCCATCTCCGCCTATGTCACCGAACGGCAGCGTTCCATCGCCACCATGAAGGCGCTCGGCGCCACCGGTGCGCGTATCCTCGTCCACTTCCTCACCCAGGTGATGTTGCTGACCCTTGCCGGCATCATCGTAGGCCTGGTGCTGGGCGCGCTGCTCACCGCGGCGCTGCTGCCGATCCTCGGCGGCCTGCTCGGCCTGGCGCTGCCACCGGTGGTGGCTCCGATGACGCTGTGGACCGCAGCCGGCTTCGGCGCCCTCACCGGCTTCGCCTTCGGCTATCTGCCGCTGCGCCGCGCCGAAAAGCTGAAGCCGGCGCTGCTGTTCCGCTCCGCCGGCTCGGCCGTCGAAGGCGGGCTCGACTGGCGGGATATGCTGAAGCCGGGCCTGTGGCTGCCGCTCGGTGTCGCCGCTGCCGGTATCTACGCCCTGGCGGCCTTCACCACCGGTCGTCCGCTGCTGGTGCTGTGGTATGCCATCGGCGTCCTCGGCGCCTTCGTCGTGCTGCGCGGCGCGGCGTGGCTGCTGCAGCGTGGCCTCAGGCTGCTTCCACCGCTCGGCAATGCGGCGCTCCGCAATGCCGTCAAGTCGATCTGGCGCCCCGGCGCCCCCGCCCCGGTGGTGATCCTGTCGCTGGGGCTGGGACTGGCGCTGCTGCTGCTGATCGCCCTGATCGATGGAAACCTGCGCCATCAGCTCGCCCGCGAATCGATT from Devosia sp. A16 encodes the following:
- a CDS encoding ABC transporter ATP-binding protein, yielding MPAPVVDAKGINLHLKSGATSLHILRDVDLSLAPGEVAAIVGPSGSGKTSLLMVLSGLEQASSGSIRVAGTDIATLNEDRLAIFRRNALGILFQNFHLIPSLTALENVALTLEIAEPSLPWSEIQSRAAAALGDVGLAGRLTHLPSALSGGEQQRVGLARAIVGNPKLLLADEPTGNLDQETGAHVIELMFGIARQRGTAILLITHDASLAAKADRQLRMNEGQLSEQVRA
- a CDS encoding ABC transporter permease, which translates into the protein MSAAAAALRGWLRVALRDLRGDLRRFTILLACLALGVGTITLVGSVGAALQSALLRDARTLLGGDIEAQLSYRAANPEERQAFERLGKLGEVIEVMGRGDAGEQNSFLAIRAVDANYPLIGTVTVTGANAPLSQLLARRDDGSFGLVADQLLLDRLGLKLGDKLTISDASFTLAGVIGAEPDRITAGLQFGLPVLMSVDALNATGILAPGVLASYRYKILLDGTDPDGAMQQIATAFPKAGWKLAGPKDATADLARFFDMFARFLTIVGLSSLLVGGLGVSNAISAYVTERQRSIATMKALGATGARILVHFLTQVMLLTLAGIIVGLVLGALLTAALLPILGGLLGLALPPVVAPMTLWTAAGFGALTGFAFGYLPLRRAEKLKPALLFRSAGSAVEGGLDWRDMLKPGLWLPLGVAAAGIYALAAFTTGRPLLVLWYAIGVLGAFVVLRGAAWLLQRGLRLLPPLGNAALRNAVKSIWRPGAPAPVVILSLGLGLALLLLIALIDGNLRHQLARESIPNAPSFVFMDLFEDEVDSLKQFAVGDKSVESFASLPMVTGAIEAINDTPIAELNRQPPSEFAFVLEGEIPLSASDTLPDQSTITEGSWWPPGFIGPPEVSVFYRLKEPLGLKLGDMLTFRIFGEEVKVKIGSFRDYAWRSGSVNFGFVLSPNALADFPLSYLGLLKAVPGQETAVQQRLVAAFPDLLFLPVGEALATFAAILANVTTAVEVIGGLAVVSGVLVLAGAMAAGRKQRESDAVVMKVLGATRGDVIRAYLVEYGLLGLLAAVLAALLGLAGTWAFVEFVLEIDFWADPALLVWVALGTIALAIAVGILTTWSALSTRPASFLREE